The genomic segment CCCATTGCGATTTGCGGGAAGAGTACCTTGCCGAACCGTTTTCTCATGCATCGGTCATGCGCCGTTGTTGCGATGTACTCGGTACAAAAAATGTTCATCAATTCGGTATTCGCAGCGGTACCCGCGAGGAATATTCGTTCGCTCGTGAGAATTTCTTACATCACCCCTACACCCCTGAATCGTTAAGGGAAGTTCTCCAAAAAATTGGAGATGCGCCGATTTACTTCTCGATGGATCTCGATGTCCACGATCCCGCGGTATTCCCCGGAACCGGCACCCCGGAGCCGGGCGGTGTCTTTTATCCCGACACCATAAAAATGTTCCAACAATTTGCCGGGAAAAACATTGTCGCCGTCGATTGGATGGAACTCTCCCCCCACTATGATACAAGTGGTTGCAGCGCCGTCCTTGCCGCGAAACTCCTCCGCGAACTCCTTCTGACTATTGATTAGAAGTTTGTTTATTTTTTTAGAGTATCCTCTTGCGCAACATGTAACATTTTCACTACTTTGTTATAATGCAAAATGAGATTCTGAATGATATTTGTACAGGATTATATAGTAAATGAGCAAGAGTTTGAAACAAAACAACTCAACAGATAGATTTTTGGGGAATAAGAGTGATGCTGACCTAACTGAATTGTTTTGTCAATGTAAACTTGTTGTGTTTGAAAATAGAAAACTTGAGTTAGTAAAAGACCTTATAAAAAATTCTGAATTTATCAAAAACAATGTTGGTGTTTGTGTTATAAACCAGTCTGATGAAGATAATGATTTGTATGTTTTGTTAAAGGGCGAAGTTAATGTGATAATCAATGGAAGAGTCATCGCCAAAAGAATATCTGGCGACCATTTTGGAGAAATGGCGATGATAGATAGTACATCTCGCAGATCTGCAACGATAAAAACAACTCAGACATCTTTGTTGGCTAAAATAACCAAGAATTCTTTTACAAAACTTAGTAAAGTATATCCTTCATTATGGCAATCTGTATCGATTGAATTATCTAGAAGGCTATCTGAACGAAGTAGATTTATTACAACGCCAAACCCTAATCCTGTGCTCTTTATCGGTTCGTCAAGTGAAGGTTTAAAAATTGCCGAAAGAGTTCAAAAATCAATGACAAATAAAGGTATAATAACAAAACTCTGGAAAGACAATGTGTTTTCACCATCATCAACATTTA from the bacterium genome contains:
- the speB gene encoding agmatinase; the protein is MSELPWLSSNFLTAQATLETAQVALLGAPYDSTTSFRPGTRYGPAALRAASYGIESYSPELDRDLEELQICDLGDLELPFGRPERAFDVLRAGVEHILAQNVMPVVIGGEHSLTYPCVKAVAKKYPGLHVIVFDAHCDLREEYLAEPFSHASVMRRCCDVLGTKNVHQFGIRSGTREEYSFARENFLHHPYTPESLREVLQKIGDAPIYFSMDLDVHDPAVFPGTGTPEPGGVFYPDTIKMFQQFAGKNIVAVDWMELSPHYDTSGCSAVLAAKLLRELLLTID
- a CDS encoding nucleotide-binding protein gives rise to the protein MSKSLKQNNSTDRFLGNKSDADLTELFCQCKLVVFENRKLELVKDLIKNSEFIKNNVGVCVINQSDEDNDLYVLLKGEVNVIINGRVIAKRISGDHFGEMAMIDSTSRRSATIKTTQTSLLAKITKNSFTKLSKVYPSLWQSVSIELSRRLSERSRFITTPNPNPVLFIGSSSEGLKIAERVQKSMTNKGIITKLWKDNVFSPSSTFIESLESIITIIDFGLIILTPDDITVSRGKKNQSPRDNAIFELGLCIGALKRQRVFFLVNSGTDVKIPSDLLGVNWLEYQYVGGKYKISKAVECIAGIIKQLNVK